GAGCGCGATGGCAAGATAGAATTCTCTGAGTTACCAAATATCCCACGTTATGGACAGCGTGTTGAGGATATTGGCAAATTCAAAAGAGAGGATTTAAAACCAGCTACTAGCTTGAAGCCAGTTTTTAATGCCATCCGCAATTATCTTGCCGCCAATGCAGTTGGTATTACCCGTGATGAAGTATTTGCGCAAGAACTTATTAAACTCATCTTCTGCAAAATCTACGACGAACGATTCACCAAAAAGGATGATATTGTAACCTTCCGCGCTGGGACCAACGAAGAGGATAAAGAAGTTAAGAAACGAATCATGGACTTGTTTGAAAAGGTTAAGTCCCAATATGATGATGTGATAGATATAGGGGATTCTATTAGTTTAGACGAGAAGGCCCTGACTTATGTAGTTGGTGAACTTCAACTTTACTCACTCCGAGATAGTTCTAGAGATGCGGTTGGAGAGGCATTTGAGATATTCATAGGACCGTCCTTGAAAGGCAGTCAAGGTCAATTCTTCACTCCAAGAAATGTTGTGAAGATGATTATTGATATGATTGACCCAACACCAGATCAAAAAATTATAGATCCAGCTTGTGGAAGTGGTGGATTTCTTGTTGAAGCACTCCGCTATGTATGGGCAAAGGTACAAGCAAAAGGAGAAGAACTAGGATGGCCTGATTCTGAGATTGAGTCTGAAAAGCAGGCAGTGGCAATAAAAAACTTTAGAGGAATTGATAAAGACTCATTCTTAAGCACAGTTGCAAAAGCATACATGGCAATTCTTGGTGATGGTAGAGGAGGGGTTTTCTGTGAAAACAGTCTTGATCGTTCATCTAATTGGCAAAATTCCGCCCGTAATCAAGTCCAATTAAACGAATTTGATGTTGTCATAACAAATCCGCCATTTGGAAGAAAATTAGTTATTGACTCAGAAGATATTCTGAAACAGTACGATCTTGGGCATCAATGGAAATACAATAGCGATACAAATTCATTTGAAAAATCGACTCTTCAAAATAAGCAAACGCCTCAGATTTTGTTCATTGAAAGGTGTCTTGATCTTCTCAAGGATGGTGGAAGACTAGGAATAGTTTTGCCTGAAAGTATTTTTGGAATGCCTAAGTTCCAATTTGTTGTGGACTACCTTGAGAAAAAAACCAAAATATTAGCAATTGTTACAATGCCGGAGGCTCTGTTCCAGCCTAACACACATGCTAAGTGCTGCGTGGTAATCTGTGAGAAAATTTCAGAATCACTTGGAGACAATTATTCGATTTTTATGGCGGATGTTAAGTGGTGTGGGCATGACAGCCGTGGAAATCCCACTATCATAAAGGAGGGAGAAGAAAAATATGTACTACTTGACGATATTCCGAATGTTGCTTCTTTGTACCATAAAGGACCTGAAAGACAATGATACACTACTGGCATGATAGAAAGGATATCAAGGAAAGCATTTATATACCAAAATATTACGATCCTTCTATCCTTGACGAACTTCAATTACTGAAAGGAACACATGACTTACTCAACGTCCAACAGTTAGTTGACGATCAAATTGTTTCTTTTAAAGCTGGACATGAAATCGGGAAACTTGCTTATGGTACGGGGGACATTCCGTTTGTAAGGACCTCAGATATCTCCAATTGGGAAATAAAATCCGTTCCTAAGCAAGGGGTTTCGGAAGAAATTTATAACGAATATGCTGGATTACAAGATGTACAGATTGGCGATATTTTGCTAGTGCGAGATGGAACCTATTTGATTGGTACTAACTGCATCATTACTGCTCTAGACAAAAACATACTCTATCAATCGCACATTCTAAAGATTAGGGTCAATGATAAAGATAAGATCGACCCGTATCTTCTATTTCTTGCTCTGAATACTGATATTGTCCAACGTCAAATTCGTAGTGTCCAGTTTACCTCTGACACAATTGATACGATTGGAAAACGTTACCTCGAATTCATTATTCCTATTCCGAAAGGTGATAAGAAAAAGAAATATTTAGCAAAACAAGCGGAATTATTATTGGATGTTCGAGAGAGAGGAAAAGCATTTATCAAGCAGTTACCAATTCTGATGGAGGAGGTTCTTTTTAAGAATTCTGTTGAACCAATAAAAGCATTTTTCTCCAAAAAGTGGGAGGAGATTTTATCAGACTTGAAGCAAGATGCTATTACAGCGGAGTTCGGGAATTTTAATACGTTTTGGCAGTCTTCTGGAAAAATTCAAGGGAAAATCTATTTGCCAAAGTACTACGATCCTGAAATTATTGAAGAATTAAATAGTCTGAACAAGACCTGCAATTGTATTTCTATTGGTGAGCTGATAGAGCAAGAGATTCTGCAATCTTCTACAGGTGACGAAGTTGGAAAGATGGCTTATAATACTGGGACTATCCCATTTATAAGAACAAGTGATTTCTCTAATTGGGAAATAAAGCATGATCCAAAACAGGGAATATCAGAAGAAATATACGAGCAATATGCTACGTCCCAGGATGTGATGGAAGGTGATATTTTGTTAGTTAGGGATGGTACCTATCTTATTGGAACATCCTGCATTATCACTGAAAATGATTCTAAGATGCTCTACTGCGCGGGACTCTATAAAATAAGGGTCATAGACGATTCTATAATAAGTCCTTGGCTGCTGATTGGCTTGTTAAATTCCTATATTATCAAGCGGCAGATAAGGACCAAGCAATTCACTCGTGATGTTATTGACACCATAGGTAAGCGGTTAACAGAGGTAATCATACCAATTCCGAAATCAAAAATGGTTCAAGAACAGATAGCAGAACAAATAAGAGATGTTATTCTGTCTAGAATCAATACAAGACAATCAATTCTACTACTGGCGCAGGATCTGATTGCAAAAGACGGTTACCTAGGTGCTGCGTTAGATGGTTAATTTAGTGCCCTAGAGTCGCTATTATCTATTACTAAGGAGACCCAAAATGCTAAATGTAGGCGAACAGCTTGTATCCTCTTACTTACGATATATCCGAGATTGTGACTTTATCCAAACGAACTTGTACACCAAATCCCAAGGCGAAATTGATGTTGTTGGGCTGAATCTCTCCGAAAAACGAATTTACATTTGTGAGGTAGCTATTCATATAAGAGGGCTCCAATATACCACAAACGATGTTAAAAACGATACTAACATCACGAGGCGTCCTGATAATATTCAGAAACTTACAGACAAATTCTCCAGAGCTATTGAATATACACGAAACGATCCAAACCTAAATCAATACAATCATCACTGTATGTTTTGGAGCCCAATAGTTAAAAATAAGGCAATACTACACCTTGAAGAAATTAAAGCAAATATCGAGGAACGGTATAAAATTGATATTGAGTGCGTAATTAATCAAAAGTTTCAAGAGCGTCTAACAGAACTAAGAAACTACGCGAAGACTCGGACCAAGGAATTTCAATGTCCCTTGATGCGGCTAATGCAAATAGAAGAATACGTAGCAAAACTAAATGTTGCGCGGTCCCTAGTAGATATTCAGACTGAGGATAAAGCTGAAGCTGGATATAGCGAATTTTGGGAACCTATTCGCAAAAGTGGACTATTCGCCGGAAAGTCTGTGCCTGTCCGAGACGAACATTACATTTCAAAGCAATTTCGTGGCGTAGAGATGCATCTCCGGCTTAACAAT
The nucleotide sequence above comes from Candidatus Poribacteria bacterium. Encoded proteins:
- a CDS encoding N-6 DNA methylase → MELKDGYIEDFISSIPVRATPEEVEAVQVFSRILVEDYGYPRGLIQTRPQWRVRARPSDTKKEYPVDISVFSDGDHTEDNIQIIVECKKKSRKDGMTQLQDYLRFSKARVGVWFNGAERLFLQKHERDGKIEFSELPNIPRYGQRVEDIGKFKREDLKPATSLKPVFNAIRNYLAANAVGITRDEVFAQELIKLIFCKIYDERFTKKDDIVTFRAGTNEEDKEVKKRIMDLFEKVKSQYDDVIDIGDSISLDEKALTYVVGELQLYSLRDSSRDAVGEAFEIFIGPSLKGSQGQFFTPRNVVKMIIDMIDPTPDQKIIDPACGSGGFLVEALRYVWAKVQAKGEELGWPDSEIESEKQAVAIKNFRGIDKDSFLSTVAKAYMAILGDGRGGVFCENSLDRSSNWQNSARNQVQLNEFDVVITNPPFGRKLVIDSEDILKQYDLGHQWKYNSDTNSFEKSTLQNKQTPQILFIERCLDLLKDGGRLGIVLPESIFGMPKFQFVVDYLEKKTKILAIVTMPEALFQPNTHAKCCVVICEKISESLGDNYSIFMADVKWCGHDSRGNPTIIKEGEEKYVLLDDIPNVASLYHKGPERQ